One part of the Bacteroidia bacterium genome encodes these proteins:
- a CDS encoding cupin domain-containing protein codes for MYKTLTFSLVFFLFFSSAMIGQEEKSDPDLATFELSDMLKKLDESGRPWTPVMQGQNVLTGVYRLKAGTEDKQSPHATDEVYYAVSGKAKFRVGEEVVEVKAGSILFVKAEASHQFFDIEEDLVLVVFFDK; via the coding sequence ATGTATAAAACCTTAACCTTCTCTCTCGTATTCTTCCTGTTTTTTTCTTCAGCTATGATAGGCCAGGAAGAAAAAAGCGATCCGGACCTCGCCACATTTGAACTCTCTGACATGCTGAAGAAGCTGGATGAAAGTGGTAGACCCTGGACGCCCGTTATGCAAGGGCAAAATGTGCTCACGGGAGTCTATCGCCTCAAAGCCGGTACTGAAGACAAACAAAGCCCGCATGCTACGGATGAAGTCTATTATGCCGTATCCGGCAAAGCAAAATTTCGAGTAGGTGAAGAAGTGGTGGAGGTAAAAGCGGGAAGTATCCTATTTGTCAAAGCAGAGGCGAGCCATCAATTCTTTGATATCGAAGAGGATTTGGTGTTAGTGGTTTTCTTTGATAAATAA
- a CDS encoding TonB-dependent receptor, producing MRFIKLPLRHSLSILLLGSLLFSQSLFAQRGGRSGAPKSPSLKIVGKVIHAETTQQMEYVTLLLLQSKDSSQVSGTVTNAKGSFELTAGPGEYILKASFIGFETVYIPNIILSEDRPFQKIPIIQLAVKTTTLDEIDIVVEKSNMEFALDKKIFNVGKDLANLGGSASDLLDNIPSVSVDIDGNVSLRGNEGVRILVNGKPSSLAGPDALKQLSADMIEKVEIITNPSARYQAEGSSGILNIILKKDRRNGWNGSFNGTYGIPDAHNLSINLNHRREKVNFFGSLGGRYRNTPRTSLERRILYDDFGELSSQLNQNQKSFRGGYSGNLRFGMDYNLNPNATLTGSVVLRKGDGFNSSNIDYTRFDNTSSLIGSTLRLNEEAEDDTSIDYNLTFEQKFAREGQKLTIDFVYEDEVEAENMDAIQEDYDPLGEIIPQTILEQLIGNEEAQKDGSLRIDYTQPFKKEGKIELGYRGSIRKIENDYQVEEFDNESQSWELLENLSNDFVYDEAIHAVYATIGDKLGKFSYQGGMRYEYTDIGTLLRDTNEKNEKNYGNFFPSAFLSYELAEGNNIQISYSRRLRRPRFRYLNPFFTFSNPLSVRSGNPDLDPEFADAFEIGNIKYWKKSTLSSSLYYRHSEGVISRINTLTDDGVNISRPQNLNSRDDWGAEVSWTYRPAKWVDITWNANAFYATLNGGNLGFDANNTFFSYSSRFNTRFSLKRDLNIQFMVNYRGPQNTAQGQRKAILFTDFGINKDILEKKATISFRMSDLFNTMRYKSESFGDNFYIYNEGQWRARRQMYFTFSYRLNQKKDRRRGRSGGNEGGDFEEGF from the coding sequence ATGAGATTTATCAAGCTGCCCCTAAGACACTCTTTAAGCATCCTTTTGTTGGGAAGCCTACTTTTTTCTCAATCTCTCTTTGCCCAAAGAGGGGGAAGAAGTGGAGCTCCCAAATCTCCGAGTCTCAAAATTGTAGGGAAAGTCATCCATGCTGAAACAACTCAGCAAATGGAATATGTTACTCTTCTGTTGTTACAATCCAAAGACTCCAGCCAAGTAAGTGGAACCGTAACTAATGCTAAAGGCAGTTTCGAACTGACTGCAGGTCCGGGAGAATACATCCTCAAAGCCAGTTTTATTGGATTTGAAACGGTTTACATCCCCAATATCATTCTGAGTGAAGATAGACCGTTCCAAAAAATCCCCATCATCCAACTAGCGGTAAAAACCACTACCCTCGATGAAATAGATATCGTAGTGGAAAAGAGCAATATGGAGTTTGCCCTGGATAAAAAGATTTTCAATGTTGGAAAAGACCTGGCAAACCTGGGAGGCTCTGCATCTGATCTCCTGGATAATATTCCTTCCGTCTCAGTTGATATAGATGGAAATGTGAGTCTTAGAGGAAATGAAGGAGTACGAATTCTGGTAAATGGCAAACCCTCCAGTTTAGCTGGCCCTGATGCGCTAAAGCAGTTGAGCGCAGACATGATAGAAAAAGTAGAAATCATTACCAATCCATCAGCACGGTATCAAGCAGAAGGTTCATCGGGTATCCTGAATATTATTTTAAAGAAAGATCGTAGAAACGGCTGGAATGGTTCCTTTAATGGAACATATGGAATTCCGGATGCCCACAACCTTTCTATCAACCTCAACCACCGAAGAGAAAAAGTAAATTTCTTTGGAAGTCTGGGTGGAAGATACAGAAACACCCCACGAACCTCTCTGGAGAGAAGAATCCTTTATGATGATTTCGGTGAATTATCCAGCCAGTTAAATCAGAATCAGAAGAGTTTCCGTGGAGGCTATTCGGGTAACCTGAGATTCGGGATGGATTACAACCTGAATCCCAATGCTACCTTGACCGGTTCGGTAGTTTTGAGAAAGGGGGACGGCTTTAATAGCAGCAATATAGATTATACACGCTTTGATAATACTTCCTCTCTTATCGGGTCTACTTTAAGGCTAAATGAAGAAGCTGAGGACGACACGAGCATTGACTACAACCTTACTTTCGAACAAAAATTTGCAAGAGAGGGCCAAAAACTGACCATCGATTTTGTCTATGAAGATGAGGTAGAAGCTGAAAACATGGATGCTATCCAGGAGGACTATGATCCATTGGGTGAAATCATTCCTCAAACCATCCTTGAGCAGCTAATCGGTAATGAGGAAGCTCAAAAAGATGGTTCATTACGAATTGACTATACCCAGCCTTTCAAAAAGGAGGGAAAAATAGAACTCGGCTATAGAGGCAGCATTCGTAAGATAGAAAATGACTACCAGGTAGAGGAATTTGACAATGAGAGCCAAAGTTGGGAACTGCTAGAAAATCTCAGCAATGACTTTGTCTACGACGAGGCCATCCATGCCGTCTATGCAACCATAGGAGATAAGTTGGGCAAATTCAGTTATCAGGGAGGTATGCGGTATGAATATACTGACATTGGCACCCTACTCAGAGATACCAATGAGAAGAATGAAAAGAATTATGGCAACTTCTTTCCCTCTGCCTTCCTGAGCTATGAATTGGCAGAAGGCAACAATATTCAGATCAGCTACAGCCGGAGATTGAGAAGACCTCGTTTCCGCTACCTCAATCCATTTTTCACCTTCAGCAATCCCCTTAGTGTGAGAAGTGGAAATCCCGATCTGGATCCGGAATTTGCAGATGCCTTTGAGATTGGAAACATCAAGTATTGGAAAAAAAGCACCCTGAGCAGCAGCCTTTACTATAGACATTCAGAAGGAGTTATCAGCCGAATCAATACCCTCACTGATGATGGAGTAAATATCTCTCGTCCACAAAACCTGAATAGTCGTGATGATTGGGGAGCAGAAGTTTCCTGGACCTATCGTCCCGCTAAATGGGTGGACATCACCTGGAATGCCAATGCTTTCTATGCAACCCTTAATGGAGGCAATTTGGGATTTGATGCAAACAATACCTTCTTTTCCTACAGTAGCAGATTCAATACCCGCTTCTCTTTGAAAAGAGATCTCAATATCCAGTTCATGGTGAACTACCGCGGACCTCAAAATACCGCTCAGGGGCAAAGGAAAGCCATCCTCTTCACTGATTTTGGTATCAATAAGGATATTCTGGAGAAAAAAGCTACCATCAGCTTCCGCATGAGCGACCTCTTCAATACCATGCGCTACAAATCCGAATCCTTCGGGGATAACTTTTATATCTACAATGAAGGACAGTGGAGAGCGCGTCGTCAGATGTATTTCACCTTCTCCTACCGCCTCAATCAGAAAAAAGATCGTCGCCGCGGACGTAGCGGAGGCAATGAGGGAGGAGATTTTGAAGAAGGGTTTTAA
- a CDS encoding DUF5916 domain-containing protein → MKKKALLTLSILLLGLYFLSAQSPQSRLNLIQPEIKVVEAQDEIVLDGNLNEASWRQGVPARNFFQQFPADTSGAQAPTEIYMVYDEENLYVGIKCYAKADNHIINSLKRDFDFFGTDNISVLFDTYSDRTNAFLFGINPYGVRREAIISNGGRQFGDFLESWDNKWFGESKIHEGYWVAEMAIPFKTLRFKEGSDEWRFNSYRFDTHDGEISTWTRIPRNQIIMDLGFMGKMKWDQPLKKSGPNISLIPYLIGGASRDFTDIEQDGADFTGNFGGDAKIGVTSALNLDLTINPDFSQVEVDQQVTNLDRFEIFFPERRQFFLENADLFSSFGNRRVNPFFSRRIGVGIDTATGQNFQNPILYGARLSGAVNDKLRIGVLNMQTASQEASGLPGFNYTVAALQQQVFNRSNLSFIFVNKDAVNPSEAGGSFNNYNRVAGLEYRIGSANNRWSGKVAQHQAFTPGDKKDKFMHFTQVEYLRRDYRLEAAFSYVGEGYEAEVGFVPRRDYFLWSPEFELFFYPATGPLSNHSINVDYREIIKVGNDGDTLLAPWTLADRGSEVSWELNFKNTARGAVELSYDRVFLFNDFDPTRLQEDGIFLPAGNTYDYFAISASYTSDQRKVFNYQIQPTVGQFFNGFRAGLDGQMGVRFQPYGSVALAFSYNHIDLAAPFVAKDLWLVGPRIDLTFSKNLFLTTFIQYNNQIDNLNINARFQWRFAPVSDFFLVYTDNYLTDPFSQFSVRNRGIVAKLTYWLNL, encoded by the coding sequence ATGAAAAAGAAGGCTCTTCTAACGCTATCGATCCTATTACTGGGGCTATATTTTCTTTCTGCCCAATCCCCACAATCCAGGTTAAATCTGATCCAGCCTGAGATAAAAGTAGTAGAAGCCCAGGACGAAATTGTACTGGATGGGAATCTCAATGAAGCCTCCTGGAGACAAGGAGTTCCTGCCCGCAATTTTTTCCAACAATTTCCAGCTGATACTTCCGGCGCACAGGCACCTACAGAGATCTATATGGTCTATGATGAGGAAAACCTCTATGTAGGAATCAAGTGCTATGCGAAAGCAGATAATCATATCATCAACTCCCTGAAAAGAGATTTTGACTTCTTTGGGACTGATAATATCAGCGTACTTTTTGATACCTATAGCGACAGAACCAATGCCTTCCTTTTTGGGATAAATCCATATGGAGTAAGAAGAGAAGCCATCATTTCAAATGGAGGTAGACAATTTGGGGATTTTCTCGAATCCTGGGACAACAAATGGTTTGGTGAATCTAAAATTCATGAAGGCTACTGGGTAGCTGAAATGGCCATTCCTTTCAAAACCCTGCGTTTCAAAGAAGGCTCTGATGAGTGGCGTTTCAATAGCTACCGATTTGACACGCATGACGGGGAAATTTCAACCTGGACACGTATCCCCAGAAACCAGATCATTATGGACCTGGGCTTTATGGGCAAGATGAAATGGGATCAACCCCTGAAGAAATCAGGACCCAACATCAGCTTGATTCCCTACCTGATTGGAGGAGCTTCCCGGGATTTTACAGATATAGAGCAGGATGGTGCTGATTTTACCGGTAATTTTGGAGGAGATGCAAAGATAGGTGTAACCTCTGCCCTCAATCTTGACCTGACAATCAATCCGGACTTTTCACAAGTGGAGGTCGATCAACAGGTTACCAATCTCGATCGTTTTGAGATATTTTTTCCCGAGAGACGACAGTTTTTTCTGGAGAATGCGGACCTCTTCAGCAGCTTTGGCAACCGGAGAGTAAATCCATTCTTCTCCCGAAGAATTGGAGTTGGGATCGACACTGCTACCGGACAGAATTTTCAGAACCCAATTCTTTATGGAGCCCGTTTAAGCGGTGCAGTAAATGATAAACTCAGAATTGGAGTTCTCAATATGCAGACCGCCAGCCAGGAAGCCAGTGGTTTGCCGGGATTTAACTATACGGTAGCTGCTTTACAACAACAGGTCTTTAACCGATCTAACCTCTCCTTTATTTTTGTCAATAAAGATGCGGTTAATCCTTCCGAAGCAGGAGGCAGTTTCAATAATTACAATCGCGTTGCCGGTTTAGAATACAGAATAGGATCTGCCAATAATCGATGGAGTGGAAAAGTAGCCCAGCATCAGGCCTTTACTCCGGGTGATAAGAAAGATAAATTTATGCACTTCACTCAGGTTGAGTACCTGAGAAGAGATTATCGATTGGAGGCAGCATTTAGCTATGTGGGAGAAGGATATGAAGCAGAGGTAGGCTTTGTTCCTCGTAGAGACTATTTCCTCTGGAGCCCGGAATTTGAATTGTTCTTCTATCCAGCTACAGGCCCATTGAGCAATCATAGCATCAATGTGGATTATCGGGAGATCATCAAAGTAGGCAATGACGGAGATACCTTGCTTGCGCCCTGGACCCTGGCAGATCGCGGTTCAGAAGTGAGTTGGGAATTGAATTTTAAAAATACAGCCCGAGGAGCGGTAGAACTTTCTTACGACCGGGTTTTCCTATTCAATGATTTTGATCCGACACGGCTTCAGGAAGATGGAATTTTCCTTCCGGCAGGTAACACTTATGATTACTTTGCCATATCTGCCAGCTATACCTCCGATCAGCGAAAGGTTTTCAATTACCAGATCCAGCCGACCGTGGGACAATTTTTTAATGGCTTCAGGGCAGGTCTGGATGGACAAATGGGGGTTCGTTTTCAGCCCTATGGTTCTGTAGCTCTGGCATTTTCCTATAACCATATTGACCTGGCAGCTCCTTTTGTGGCAAAAGATCTTTGGTTGGTCGGCCCCAGAATTGATCTGACATTCTCCAAAAACCTCTTCCTGACCACTTTCATCCAATACAACAATCAGATCGACAACCTGAACATCAATGCCAGATTTCAGTGGAGATTTGCACCTGTCTCAGATTTCTTTCTGGTGTATACCGACAACTACCTGACCGACCCATTCAGTCAGTTTAGTGTAAGAAATCGTGGGATCGTCGCAAAATTGACCTATTGGCTGAATCTTTAA
- a CDS encoding outer membrane beta-barrel protein, which yields MGHFGDYFRSLNKQFISMQNRYTLLILLFCILFSGNAASLYAHAAFKPGYYVKTAQDTVWGLVKVSSREEFEKTCSFKGSLSDAVQVLSPEDISAYGITGTKIFRSQKVNDSTDYRVFMELLQNGRVNLYRYTDRFFLEYDQNQKFEELKSTELTYNRGYRVYKETKHEYADVLKEAMADCPNVAYPISSGRRRLLIRERDLMKVVEDYHNCFRERAKRPDPRESSELRVGFMVGFNVSRINFSPRSPFNSVNEFDDNSIYSLVNTDYESSMAPAFGFSLDLEFPRNRSGIGFRGEFMYYPTRFNGNNEFFIPFNTQSNIRDELEIRLHRISFPLGLKKRLGNESSPFYMIVGISPLFNVGRNFVIFRETEPLNNPSGFNTTNNIWSTNDFELTMWGKFGFTLWGGQGNEKMNFELRLEHASRNDNLFGGFASVSRNRYQTQSLSAMFNYLF from the coding sequence ATGGGACATTTTGGAGATTATTTCCGTTCTTTGAATAAGCAATTCATATCCATGCAAAACAGATATACTCTATTAATCCTACTTTTCTGCATTTTGTTTTCGGGGAATGCAGCTTCACTTTATGCTCATGCAGCATTTAAGCCCGGATATTATGTCAAAACTGCCCAGGACACCGTTTGGGGCCTTGTAAAAGTTAGCTCCCGGGAAGAGTTTGAGAAAACATGCTCATTTAAAGGCAGTCTTTCTGATGCTGTTCAGGTTCTCAGTCCGGAAGATATCAGTGCATATGGCATCACGGGTACAAAAATCTTCAGAAGTCAAAAGGTCAATGACTCGACCGATTATCGCGTCTTTATGGAGTTATTGCAGAATGGACGGGTGAACCTCTATCGCTATACGGATCGTTTCTTCCTTGAATACGATCAAAATCAAAAATTTGAAGAACTCAAATCAACGGAGCTTACCTATAATAGGGGCTATCGAGTGTATAAAGAAACCAAGCACGAATATGCCGATGTCCTGAAGGAAGCTATGGCAGACTGTCCCAATGTCGCCTATCCTATTTCCAGTGGCAGGAGGCGCTTGTTGATTCGAGAGAGAGATTTGATGAAAGTGGTAGAAGACTATCACAATTGTTTTAGAGAAAGGGCCAAACGACCCGATCCCCGTGAAAGCTCAGAATTGAGGGTGGGTTTTATGGTAGGTTTCAATGTAAGCCGTATTAATTTTTCTCCCAGATCTCCCTTCAATTCGGTCAATGAGTTTGATGATAATAGTATTTACTCTCTCGTAAATACTGATTATGAGTCTTCTATGGCTCCGGCTTTTGGATTTAGCCTGGACCTGGAGTTCCCAAGGAATAGATCCGGGATCGGATTTCGGGGAGAATTCATGTACTATCCTACACGCTTCAATGGTAATAATGAGTTTTTTATTCCTTTCAATACCCAAAGCAATATTCGCGATGAACTGGAAATACGCCTGCATAGAATCTCTTTTCCATTAGGGCTGAAAAAGCGACTGGGAAATGAAAGCAGTCCTTTTTATATGATAGTGGGTATTTCGCCACTATTTAATGTCGGTCGAAATTTTGTAATCTTTCGGGAAACAGAGCCGCTCAACAATCCCAGTGGATTTAATACCACAAACAACATATGGAGTACCAATGACTTTGAGTTGACTATGTGGGGAAAATTTGGTTTTACTTTATGGGGAGGACAGGGCAATGAAAAAATGAATTTTGAGCTCCGTCTGGAACATGCCAGCCGCAACGATAATCTTTTCGGAGGTTTTGCCTCCGTGAGTCGAAATCGATATCAGACTCAGAGCCTCTCGGCCATGTTCAATTATCTTTTCTGA
- a CDS encoding long-chain fatty acid--CoA ligase: MLNLSVILEDSASRYASKDAFTFMDTTMNYAQINGAANQVANGLKAKGIKKGDKVALSCFNLPYFPIIYFGILKAGAAVVPLSVLLKKDEIAYHLSDSDAKAYFCFVGTADLPMGEMGYAGFQEAPQCEHFFMITPKPTDPSPIEGTQTMGMLMANQPPTFETVETSAEDTAVIIYTSGTTGRPKGAELTHSNLMLNGILSADLVDIHNDDNVLIVLPLFHIFAMTVLMNAGIYKGASMVLLPRFDAEAVFGLMQKHEISIFAGVPTMYWGLLNYTEPKFDYKKISEKLRICASGGASLPVQVLEDFEARMDVPIIEGYGMSEGSPVVTFNHLNIGRKPGSIGTPVWGVEVKLVDDDGKEVPLGEKGELLYRGHNVMKGYYKKPEANAKTLAGGWLHSGDVAIKDEDGFYYIVDRTKDMIIRGGLNVYPREVEEVMMKNEAVSLCAVIGIPHDEMGEEIKAYVVLKEGASISEEELMAFTKANIAAYKYPRVIEFIDALPMSATGKILKKELRKL, translated from the coding sequence ATGCTAAATCTCTCTGTGATTCTTGAAGATAGTGCGAGTCGCTATGCTTCTAAAGATGCCTTCACCTTTATGGATACCACGATGAACTATGCTCAAATAAATGGAGCAGCGAATCAGGTAGCCAATGGGTTAAAAGCGAAAGGCATCAAAAAGGGTGATAAAGTTGCCCTAAGCTGTTTTAACTTGCCCTATTTTCCGATCATTTACTTTGGTATACTAAAGGCTGGCGCCGCAGTAGTTCCCCTAAGTGTATTGCTTAAAAAGGATGAAATAGCTTATCACCTGAGTGATAGTGATGCAAAAGCATATTTCTGTTTTGTAGGTACAGCAGATTTGCCCATGGGAGAAATGGGATATGCAGGTTTTCAGGAAGCTCCTCAATGCGAGCATTTTTTCATGATCACCCCCAAACCCACTGATCCTTCTCCCATAGAAGGCACTCAAACCATGGGTATGCTCATGGCCAATCAGCCTCCAACTTTTGAAACCGTAGAAACCAGTGCTGAAGATACCGCTGTAATTATCTATACTTCCGGTACCACTGGCAGACCCAAAGGGGCTGAGCTTACTCACTCCAACCTCATGCTCAATGGCATTCTATCAGCTGATCTGGTAGATATTCACAATGATGACAATGTCCTGATCGTCTTGCCGCTCTTTCACATTTTTGCGATGACGGTATTGATGAATGCAGGTATATATAAAGGTGCCAGTATGGTACTCCTGCCACGGTTTGATGCTGAGGCAGTCTTTGGCCTGATGCAAAAACATGAAATTTCCATTTTTGCAGGTGTGCCGACTATGTATTGGGGACTTCTCAATTATACTGAACCTAAGTTCGACTATAAGAAAATCTCCGAGAAGCTCCGGATTTGTGCTTCTGGGGGAGCCTCTCTGCCCGTACAGGTCCTGGAAGACTTCGAAGCGCGTATGGATGTGCCCATCATAGAAGGCTACGGCATGTCTGAAGGTTCACCCGTGGTAACTTTTAACCATCTCAATATTGGCCGTAAACCAGGGTCTATAGGTACTCCGGTTTGGGGGGTTGAAGTAAAGTTGGTAGATGATGATGGAAAGGAGGTGCCATTAGGCGAAAAAGGAGAGCTGCTTTACCGGGGGCACAATGTCATGAAAGGCTATTATAAAAAGCCCGAAGCCAATGCAAAAACGCTGGCTGGTGGATGGTTGCACTCAGGAGATGTAGCTATTAAAGACGAGGACGGATTCTACTACATCGTGGATCGTACCAAAGATATGATCATCCGGGGAGGCTTGAATGTATATCCAAGAGAAGTTGAAGAGGTAATGATGAAGAATGAGGCGGTGTCTCTATGTGCCGTGATCGGCATTCCGCATGATGAAATGGGGGAAGAAATCAAGGCCTATGTAGTATTAAAGGAAGGAGCCTCTATTTCTGAAGAGGAACTCATGGCTTTTACCAAAGCCAATATCGCTGCATACAAATATCCAAGAGTGATCGAATTTATCGACGCCTTACCGATGTCTGCAACCGGTAAGATCCTTAAAAAGGAATTGAGAAAATTATAA